The following DNA comes from Desulfuromonas sp..
TGTCGGTTCCCTGGTGGGTGTTCCGCTGATGCTGATCAAAAAGTCCGATGGCAAGCTGGCTATCCCCTTCGGCCCTTTTTTGGCACTGGGCGCCGTTGTTTTCCTGCTCTGGGGGCCTCCCCTCGTCCGCTGGTACCTCTCTCTGTTCTAAAAATATCCCCATTCGGTTGAGAAAATTTTAAAACCTTTGGGCCCCTATATGTAGTGGGGCGATGTTTGTCCGATCTCACCATCTTGTTGCTGGGGGGGTAATGTCCTTAAAAAACACCCCCTTACCTCGTCTGGGATCACTTTTATGGTCTTGACACTTTATTTAATTGCCATATAATTAGGCCTAATTTTCCATAAATGTGACCAATATGGGATCAGGATAGATGGCTCAGAATCGTGTTAAACAATTACGTGAAGCCCTGCTTATGAGCAAGGCGGAACTGGCTCGCAAGGCCGGGGTTTCCCCCTTGACCGTGGACCGCATCGAACGCGGCGCCGCCTGCCGTATGGCCACCATGCGAAAGATTATTCTCGCTCTCGGCTTGCCTCTGGAGGAGAAGGAGAAGGTTTTTCCCGGAGGCGACGATTAGATGGTACGCTCTTTGCTCGGACATACGATAGAGTCAGCGTTTCAGGACTGCCGAGCGCAGTCTCGGGTTCATTCCCCTTATGGACGGATCGTTTGATGCTTTTTCGGACCAGTAAAGACATTGTCGGCATCGACATCGGATCGAGTTCCGTAAAGATGGTGCAGTTGCGCGAGGCCAAGGGCGGTTACCACCTGGTCGATCTGGGGATTGCGCCCTTGCCCCCCGAGGCCATCGTGGACAATGCCATCATGGACTCCAGCTCCGTGGTCGATGTCATCCGAAATCTGGTGGAAAGCCACAAGGTCAAGACAAAAAATGTCGCCACGTCCATTTCCGGACATTCGGTTATTATTCGCAAAATTCAGCTGCCCATGATGAGCCAGGA
Coding sequences within:
- a CDS encoding helix-turn-helix transcriptional regulator, translated to MAQNRVKQLREALLMSKAELARKAGVSPLTVDRIERGAACRMATMRKIILALGLPLEEKEKVFPGGDD